From one Triticum urartu cultivar G1812 chromosome 3, Tu2.1, whole genome shotgun sequence genomic stretch:
- the LOC125545119 gene encoding uncharacterized protein At5g19025-like: MAECRSLIEFLRAFEHHRRAADSSCGARSKRLPPSSSAPSGRTRNLTALCDHSPMALVDALVLLAVLAALGFLVAPHARLLLLEARALLLHPAASCVSAAPLAGAAAAVAGAALGWALLGHHARKCGKPRCRGLKKAVEFDIQLETEECVRGRPTPAARSALLAAAGARPVDLGDAHRELEAELRKMAPPNGRTVLIFRAPCGCPKGRMEVWGAKKVRRIKK; encoded by the coding sequence ATGGCGGAGTGCCGCAGCCTCATCGAGTTCCTGCGCGCCTTCGAGCACCACCGCAGGGCGGCCGACTCCTCATGCGGCGCCCGATCCAAGCGcctgcccccctcctcctccgcccccTCCGGACGCACCCGCAACCTCACCGCGCTCTGCGACCACTCGCCGATGGCCCTGGTGGACGCGCTCGTGCTGCTCGCCGTGCTCGCCGCGCTGGGCTTCCTCGTGGCCCCGCACGCCAGGCTCCTCCTCCTCGAGGCGCGCGCGCTGCTGCTCCACCCGGCGGCCTCCTGCGTCTCGGCCGCGCCGCTCGCGGGGGCCGCCGCGGCCGTGGCCGGCGCCGCGCTCGGCTGGGCGCTACTGGGCCATCACGCGCGCAAGTGCGGCAAGCCGCGCTGCAGGGGCCTCAAGAAGGCCGTCGAGTTCGACATCCAGCTCGAGACGGAGGAGTGCGTGCGCGGCCGCCCCACCCCCGCCGCGCGATCGGCGCTGCTCGCCGCCGCGGGCGCGCGCCCCGTCGATCTCGGCGACGCGCACCGCGAGCTCGAGGCCGAGCTCCGCAAGATGGCGCCGCCCAATGGCCGCACCGTGCTCATCTTCCGCGCGCCCTGCGGATGCCCCAAGGGCCGCATGGAGGTCTGGGGCGCCAAGAAGGTGCGCCGGATCAAGAAGTAG